DNA from Verrucomicrobiota bacterium:
CAGATCGGTGATCGTCGAGTCGAATTCGTTGCTGCGTTTGCCGCCAAGGCTCGCTTCGGCAGCGCGGACTGATGCGAGGATCGCGTCGGCCGTTTCGTCAAACCAGCGGCTGGTGGCGTCCGGGGTGCGTTTGGTCGTGGTGCTGCCTTCGAGAATCCGCCGGGCGGCGTCGGCGAAATTCTCGAACTGCTCGACGTCGGTGCCTTCATTCCGGGCGTAATCGGAGAGTTTGACGCCCAGGCTCTGCCGCTCCGCCCAACCGCGCGTCGTCGGGAACAGGTTGTACGGATAGACTGCGGCGACAATCATCGGAAGGACCTGCGACGCCCGGTGAAGGCCGGCTTCAAGGTGCGGCCCGGCGTTACCGAAACGGCGCCGAAACTCGCGTTTCCGAACCTCAGCGGAAGTTTGGGGATTATAGCCAACCCGCCCCCAGACCTGGAAAAAGTGCCAGTAACGCTCGAACTCGTATTCGTAGTAGCGATATTTCTCCGGCATCAGCGCGAACGGCGCCACGTCGGGCCGCTACGCCTCCATCTTCGTCGCGAGCGGTTCCTGCACGTCCCAATTCGGCGAGTCGTAAAGCAGCGTGGATTCCGAATAACGCCGCACGTAATCGGGATCAGCCCACAGGAGCACGCGCGTCGTGCCGCCGTTCCAGAGCCGCCAGTCGATCTGGTACCGTTGCGGATAGCGGAGCAAATCGGCGTAGCCGTGGCGGCGATCGCGCTGGTTCGGGTGGTTGACGTGCGAGGGATGAAACGGCAGGCCCATCTGCTCCATCCAGTATTTCGTCTCAATGCGCAGGTTTACGCCGAGATCGAGCGCGGTGTTGATGACGCTGTCCGGCGTGCCCTTGGCGCGCGCTTCCAGGAGAATGCCAGGGCGGACCTTTTGAACGTGCTCGAAGACCGCGCGCCAGAAGTCTTCCATTTCGCTTCGTTTCAGCCCGGATTCCTCGTGAATCCGAAACTGAATTCCGTCGAGCGCCCGCACGCGCGCGAGCAGTTCCTTCAGCGAAGCGAGCGTGTAGGCGTTCAGGTTTTCAGCAGTCACGCCGTCGACGGCAGGTGCGCGTGTACGGCGCCAGTGGCAAGACATAGACCACATCGGGATTGTGCGGATGAACGACGATGGGAAAAACGAAATCCGAAGGCAGCCCGTCCGCAATCGAGCGCCAGGTGCGGCCATAGTCGTCGCTGCGCAGAACTCCGATGCCCGGCCTCGGTCCGCCCGGCCTCGACCATTCGGCCCAGCCGCCGTGGTTTTGCATGTAAAGCCGTCCGGGAGCGGCAGGATGGCGCGCGATCTTGTGAACGCACTGGCCGAACTCAGGATACGGATCCGGCGTGAAGCCCGCGCCCACGCCTTTGTTCGCTGCCGCGAACGTCTCGCCACCGTCTTCACTCATGTAATGGCCGCCGGTGGAGATGCCGAGATGCACGCGCTTGCCATCGCGCAGGATGGTGTGCATGCAAAGCCCGCCGTTGCCCGGCTCCCATTTGCGGGCGTGCTCGTGGTTGCTGATGCCAGGCACCATCTCCCATGAATCACCGCCGTCGCGGCTGCGGAACAGCGCCGCCGGTTCGACACCGCACAACAAGTCTTTCTTGCTGTCGCCGGGTTCGAGCGACCAGATGTTCGCCAAGGCGCGGCCATCGTCCTTGGGAAACGCGGGAGCGGATTTGGTTTCTTTGAACGATTTCCCCAGATCGTTCGAACGCAGAACTTTCATGCCGAAAAACGCGTTGCAACTCGACGCGTAAAGTCGCGGCGTGCCGCGCG
Protein-coding regions in this window:
- a CDS encoding exo-alpha-sialidase, whose protein sequence is MANRVVLCIGTKKGLFVAESPKPRRRFALRGPFGPGVAVYSALIDTRGTPRLYASSCNAFFGMKVLRSNDLGKSFKETKSAPAFPKDDGRALANIWSLEPGDSKKDLLCGVEPAALFRSRDGGDSWEMVPGISNHEHARKWEPGNGGLCMHTILRDGKRVHLGISTGGHYMSEDGGETFAAANKGVGAGFTPDPYPEFGQCVHKIARHPAAPGRLYMQNHGGWAEWSRPGGPRPGIGVLRSDDYGRTWRSIADGLPSDFVFPIVVHPHNPDVVYVLPLAPYTRTCRRRRDC